GCGTAAAAAAGGAAATCCAGCCCGGGCTGGAGATCGCCCGTAAAGCCCAGGCGCGGGGGACGAGCGCGCTCGAGGAGATCCGGTTCCGCCGGCGGGGGCTGGCCGTGTCGGTCGCGATCATCCTGGCGTTGATCGGCGGGCTGGTGGTAAAAATTCGCCGCATGGAGCGAGGGCGGTAGCCAGCGGCTCAGGACGGAATAACGCGATGGCCAACGACGTTTTGTCCCCCGGTGAAAATCGAGCACGGAGAGACTTTCTCAACTGGTTTCTCGGAACAGCCGCCGGAGCGTTCGCGGCGTCGGTCCTCTATCCCGTGAGCCGCTATCTCGTTCCCCCCAAGGTCGAGGAGTCGACGGCTCACACGGTGACGCTCTCGATCAAGCCCCAGGAGCTGAAACCCAACAGCGGTCAGATTTTTCGCTTCGGCAGCCAGCCGGCGATCCTGGTGAAGACGCCGGCGGGCGAGCTGAAGGCGTTCTCGGCGGTATGCACCCACCTGGCGTGCATCGTCCAGTACCGTTCGGACATCAGCCATATCTGGTGCGCGTGCCACAACGGGCACTTCGATCTGAACGGAAAAAACATCGAAGGTCCTCCTCCGAAGCCGCTCGAGGAGTACGCGGTGAACGCCAAGGGCGATCAGATCGTGGTGAGCAAGAGGAGCTGACGGTGGAGCGCGCGCGCGAAAGGCTCTGGCGGTGGCTCGACGAGCGGATCGGGCTCGAGGATCTGGCGAGGCTCGCGAAGAAAAAAGAGGTGCCGGTGCACCGCCACACCGTGTGGTATTACTTCGGGGGAATGACGCTCTTTCTGTTCGCGATCCAGGTCGTCACCGGCATCCTGCTGCTGCTCTACTACCGTCCGAGCGCGAACGAGGCGTTCGAGTCCATCCAGTTCCTGATGACGGAGGTAGAGTTCGGCTGGCTCGTGCGCTCGATCCACGCGTGGTCGGCCAACCTGATGGTCTTCTCCATGTTCATCCATCTCTTCAGCACGTTGCTGCTGCGAGCGTACCGCGCGCCGCGGGAGATCACCTGGCTGTCGGGGAGCGGGCTCCTGGGTCTGACGCTGGCGTTTGGCTTCACCGGGTATCTGCTGCCGTGGAACGAGCTGGCTTTCTTCGCCACCCGCGTCGGAACGGAAATTCCCGGGGTGCTTCCCCTCGTCGGCCCTTTCCTGCGTCGGCTGCTGCGCGGGGGCGACGACGTGACCGGCGCCACGCTCACCCGCTTCTACGGGATCCACGTCGCCGTCCTGCCGGCGCTCACGACCGTGGTTCTCGCCGTCCATCTTTTCATGGTCCAGAAGCACGGGATGAGCTCTCCCCCGGGAGTCGAGCGCGAGGGGCCGAAGCGCTCAATGCCCTTTTTCCCGAATTTTCTCCTGCGCGATCTGGTGGGATGGCTGTCAGCGCTCGCGGTGCTCGCGGCCCTGGCGGCCTACTTTCCGGCGGAGCTGGGCAAGAAAGCGGACCCGTTCCAGCCCGCTCCGGCGGGGATCAAGCCCGAATGGTACTTCATGGCGATGTTTCAAACGCTGAAGCTCCTGCCGGGCCATATTCTCGGAATCGAAGGGGAGCTGCTGGGCGTGCTCGGGTTCGGAGTCGTCGGCCTGCTGTTGATCGCATTGCCTTTCCTGGACACTCGCGCCGGCGAGCGGCCGAGCCGCTTTCCTGCCGTTTTCGGGATCACGCTCCTCGTCTACATGGTGGTTCTCACTTTTCTGGGCTACACCATGAGTCCGACGAAATGACCTTCTGCCGCGTTTGGAGCACGAGGCGAAGGTCGAGGCCCGAGCTCGACGCATGAACGGCCCCGGTTGACAGCGATTCGATTCCAATGGCACGCGCACCGCGAATACTCGCCCTGCTCCCGGCCTGCGGGTGGCTCGTGGCCACGCTTGCCGGCGCGGCTCCTTCGGCGGCGCCGTGCGAATCGTGTCATGGAGTGCCCGGGCTGGAAAAAGAGCGCGGGGGAAAAACGGTTTCGCTGCACGTCGACGCGGAAGCGTTCGCCGCCACTCCGCACGGCCCGCTCGGCTGCGCGGCCTGTCACGCCGCGATGGCGCAGTTCCCGCATCCGCCGAAGGCCGGGACCGCACCCTGCTCGACCTGCCATGCCCCGCAAGCGGGCGCGCACGCGGCCGGCGTCCACGCGAAGCTGAAGGACCGGCTGCCGGAGGCGGCGTCGTGCTTCGCGTGCCATGGAAACGTCCATCGCCTGGCGCGCGCGGCCGATCCGGCCGCGCCCACGAACCGGCAGAACATCGCCAGGACCTGTGCACGCTGCCACGCCGACACCGCCCTGGCGGAGAAGTTCCGCATCCCGGTGGTGCGCCCCGTCGAGGCTTACCTCCAGAGCGTGCATGCCCGCGCCGTCGCGCGCGGGAAAGCCGGCGCCGTCTGCTCGGACTGCCACGGCTCGCACGGTATTCTGCCGGCGAGCGACGCGGCGTCGCCGATTTCGCACGCCAAGATCCCCGAGACCTGCGGCAAGTGCCACGGCTCGGTCGTTGCGCTGTATCGCGAGAGCGTGCACGGCGAGGCGGCGGCGCGCGGCGTGCGCGGCGCCCCGGTGTGCACGGACTGCCACGGGGAGCACCGCATCCTCGGCCCGGCGGAGCCCGATTCTCCGGTTTTCACGGCGAACATTCCCGGGCATACGTGCGGGCGCTGCCATGGAGACGCGCGCATGAGCGAGCGCTTCGGCCTGCCGCCGGACAAGGTCCCCGCGTTCCAGGACAGCTTTCACGGGCTGGCGCTGCGCGCGGGCCAGCTCACCGCGGCGAACTGCGCGAGCTGCCACGGAGTGCACGACATCCGGCCGTCTTCGGATCCGCGGTCGCACGTTCATTCCGCCAACCTGGCGCGGACCTGCGGCAAGTGCCATCCAGGAGCCGGCCAGCGTTTCGCGCTCGGTCCCGTCCACGTCCTGCCGCAGTCAGGAGGGCCGCCGGTCCTTTACTGGATCCGCCTGATCTATCTCTGGGTGATCGGAGTGACCATCGGCCTGATGGCGCTGCACAACGCGCTCGACCTGGTCCGAAAGGCGCGGCGGCGCGAGGAGGCGCCCTTCGAGCCGCCGGGCGTCGTTCCCGAGCGCATGTCCCGATCGCTGCGCTGGCAGCACGGCCTGATCATGGTGAGCTTCCCGCTGCTCGCCTACACGGGCTTTGCGTTGACCTATCCGGAAGCCTGGTGGGCGGCGCCGCTGGTGCACTGGGAAACAGCGCTCGGCTTGCGCCGTTATCTGCACCGTGCGGCGGCGACGGTTCTCGTGGCGGCGCTCGCCTGGCATCTGGTCGAGCTGGCCGTCAGCCCCGCACGCCGGGCGAGGTTCGAAAAGCAGAAGCTTCGCTGGAAGGATCTCCGCGACGCGTGGCTCGTGGTGCGCTACAACCTCGGTGTGGCGCCGCAGAAGCCGCGAATGGGCGAGTTCAGCTACGCGGAGAAGATCGAGTACTGGGCGTTCCTGTGGGGCATGGGGGTGATGACGATCACCGGCTTGCTCCTCTGGTTCGAAAACGTGACCTTGCGCTACCTGCCGAAAGTCGCCGCGGACATCGCGACGGCGGTGCATTTCTACGAAGCCGTTCTGGCCACGCTCGCGATCGTCGTCTGGCATCTTTATTGGGTGATTTTCGATCCGGACGTCTACCCGATGGACGGCGCTTGGTGGCACGGGCGCTCTCCGGCCGCGCGCCTGAAGGAACGGGCGGAAGGCGCGGGCGAGCCGACGGGTGATGGAGGGGAAAGTGACGGGCGCTGACTTCGAGCGAGGAGTATCCGATGCGTGACCTGCTGCGCCATCCGCTCAGCCTGTCGGGCGCGGGCGTGGTTCTTCTGAGCGCCGCCTCCATCGCCATCCTGTTCGTGATCGAGGTGATCACCGGAAGGTCCAACCCCTATATCGGCGTGTTCATTTACATGATCTATCCAGCGCTTCTGTTGCTCGGAATGGTGATGATCCCGGTCGGCGCCGCGCTGCAGCGCCGGCGCCGCGCCCGCGGGGAGGGGCTGCCGCCTTATCCTGTGATCAATCTCAACGACGCCCGGACCCGCGGCGCGCTGTTCTTCATCGTCGTTTCAGGGCTGTTCCTGATGGGGTTCATCTCCACGTTGGCCTATCAGGCCTATCACTTCACCGACTCGGTCGTCTTCTGCGGCGAGCTTTGCCACTCGGTCATGGAGCCGGAGTACACCGCCTATCAGGCCTCGCCCCATGCCCGCGTGACCTGTGCGGAGTGCCACGTCGGACCGGGGGCCGGCTGGTACGTCCGCTCCAAGCTCGCCGGTGCCTACCAGATCTACTCGGTGCTGTTCGAAAAATACCCGAGACCCATCCCCACGCCCGTCCACAGCCTCCGCCCCGCTCAGGAGACCTGCGAGCAGTGCCACTGGCCGGAGAAGTTTTTCGGCGCGCAACTGAAGGTCATCACCCGGTTCGCGCACGACGAAAAGAACAGCGCGCGGCAGATCCGCACCTTGCTGCGGACCGGCGGCGGCAGCCCGACGACCGGTATCACGGCGGGAATCCACTGGCACATGAACATTGCCAACGAGGTCTTCTACGGCGCCGCGGACCGGCAGCGGCAAAGGATCCCCTGGGTACGGATCAAGGACACTCAGGGCAGAGTGACCGAGTATTTCGACCGCACGGCGCCGCTCACGCCGGAGCAAGCCAAAAAGCTCGAGATCCGCAGGATGGACTGCATGGACTGCCACAACCGTCCGAGCCATATCTTCCGCGACCCGGACGGCGCGGTGGATCTGGCGCTGCTGACAGGCTTGATCGACGGGGAGCTCCCCTTCATCAAGCGAGAAGCCGTGCGCGCTTTGAGCGCGGCTTACCCGAGCAAGGAAAAAGCCCGGGAAGGGATCGCGACGGCGCTGGACCGCTTTTATCTCACGAGTTATCCGAAGCTCTACCCGGCGAAGCGCGAATCGATCAAAAAGGCGATCGCGGAGGTGCAAAAGATCTATCTGACGAACATTTTTCCCGAAATGAAGGTCGACTGGCGGACCCACCCGGACAACATCGGGCACACGCTGTTTCCGGGCTGTTTTCGGTGTCACGATGGCAAGCACGTGAGCCCCGAGGGAAAGGTGATCCGCAACGAGTGCTCTCTGTGCCACACGATCATCGGCCAGGAAGCGCGCGCGGTCGCCTCGCCCGAAGTCGAGATGGCCGAAAAGTTCGAGCATCCCTGGCCGCTCGCGGGAAAGCACGCCGAGCTGAGGTGCAACCAGTGTCACTTCCGGGGACGCGGACTGGAGGGCGACTGCGCTTCGTGCCACGAAGCCAGGGCCGAGCTGCACCAGCGACCCGCCCATGGCGCGGTGCCTTGCGAGACCTGTCACGGCGCCAGGCTGGCCGCGGCGGAGCGGAGCACGTGTCTCGGCTGCCACCAGGACAAGTCGGCACATCACGATCCCCTGACCTGCCAGACCTGCCACGCCTTTCGCGCGACGGCCAAGGTGGCTCCGGCAAAGCCGGCCGGCGCTTTGCCCGCTCCAGGGAAAAACGGTTGACGTAGAGTGAAGGAAACGAGCTCGGAAATCGTCAAACCAAGGGAAGATGCGAGGCAGAAACCGCGGAAAGGAGAATCGAGGATGAAAACGAAAGCAATGGCAATCGCGCTCGGAATGGGAATCGCCGTCGGCTGGGCCGTGCCGGCGCTGGCGGCCGACGCCGGCGGGGGCAAGGCCCTGTTCGAGAAATCCTGCGCCAGCTGTCATGGCAAAGACGGCAAAGGCAACCCGGCCATGGCCAAGGTCCTGGGGGAGAAAGGGCTCAACATCACGACCAAGGAGACCAAGCAAAAGTCCGACAAGGAGCTGACGAAGATCATCATCGAGGGCTCCGGCAAGATGCCCGCGACCAAGGGGCTGAGCGAAAAAGATGTCAAAGAGGTCCTAAGCCACGTCCGCTCGCTCGCAAAGTAGGCTTTTTTGCGCGGGCCGGGCGGTTGCTTCCGTTCGAGCAATTGCCGCCCGGTCCGCGCTGTTTCCCGCTCTTTTTGTTTCGAACCCGCTCCCGCGATCGGCGATTTTCGGGCTTCCTAGCGGCCGGTT
This window of the Candidatus Zixiibacteriota bacterium genome carries:
- a CDS encoding cytochrome b/b6 domain-containing protein — encoded protein: MARAPRILALLPACGWLVATLAGAAPSAAPCESCHGVPGLEKERGGKTVSLHVDAEAFAATPHGPLGCAACHAAMAQFPHPPKAGTAPCSTCHAPQAGAHAAGVHAKLKDRLPEAASCFACHGNVHRLARAADPAAPTNRQNIARTCARCHADTALAEKFRIPVVRPVEAYLQSVHARAVARGKAGAVCSDCHGSHGILPASDAASPISHAKIPETCGKCHGSVVALYRESVHGEAAARGVRGAPVCTDCHGEHRILGPAEPDSPVFTANIPGHTCGRCHGDARMSERFGLPPDKVPAFQDSFHGLALRAGQLTAANCASCHGVHDIRPSSDPRSHVHSANLARTCGKCHPGAGQRFALGPVHVLPQSGGPPVLYWIRLIYLWVIGVTIGLMALHNALDLVRKARRREEAPFEPPGVVPERMSRSLRWQHGLIMVSFPLLAYTGFALTYPEAWWAAPLVHWETALGLRRYLHRAAATVLVAALAWHLVELAVSPARRARFEKQKLRWKDLRDAWLVVRYNLGVAPQKPRMGEFSYAEKIEYWAFLWGMGVMTITGLLLWFENVTLRYLPKVAADIATAVHFYEAVLATLAIVVWHLYWVIFDPDVYPMDGAWWHGRSPAARLKERAEGAGEPTGDGGESDGR
- a CDS encoding NapC/NirT family cytochrome c; amino-acid sequence: MRDLLRHPLSLSGAGVVLLSAASIAILFVIEVITGRSNPYIGVFIYMIYPALLLLGMVMIPVGAALQRRRRARGEGLPPYPVINLNDARTRGALFFIVVSGLFLMGFISTLAYQAYHFTDSVVFCGELCHSVMEPEYTAYQASPHARVTCAECHVGPGAGWYVRSKLAGAYQIYSVLFEKYPRPIPTPVHSLRPAQETCEQCHWPEKFFGAQLKVITRFAHDEKNSARQIRTLLRTGGGSPTTGITAGIHWHMNIANEVFYGAADRQRQRIPWVRIKDTQGRVTEYFDRTAPLTPEQAKKLEIRRMDCMDCHNRPSHIFRDPDGAVDLALLTGLIDGELPFIKREAVRALSAAYPSKEKAREGIATALDRFYLTSYPKLYPAKRESIKKAIAEVQKIYLTNIFPEMKVDWRTHPDNIGHTLFPGCFRCHDGKHVSPEGKVIRNECSLCHTIIGQEARAVASPEVEMAEKFEHPWPLAGKHAELRCNQCHFRGRGLEGDCASCHEARAELHQRPAHGAVPCETCHGARLAAAERSTCLGCHQDKSAHHDPLTCQTCHAFRATAKVAPAKPAGALPAPGKNG
- a CDS encoding ubiquinol-cytochrome c reductase iron-sulfur subunit, whose amino-acid sequence is MANDVLSPGENRARRDFLNWFLGTAAGAFAASVLYPVSRYLVPPKVEESTAHTVTLSIKPQELKPNSGQIFRFGSQPAILVKTPAGELKAFSAVCTHLACIVQYRSDISHIWCACHNGHFDLNGKNIEGPPPKPLEEYAVNAKGDQIVVSKRS
- a CDS encoding c-type cytochrome is translated as MKTKAMAIALGMGIAVGWAVPALAADAGGGKALFEKSCASCHGKDGKGNPAMAKVLGEKGLNITTKETKQKSDKELTKIIIEGSGKMPATKGLSEKDVKEVLSHVRSLAK
- a CDS encoding cytochrome bc complex cytochrome b subunit; amino-acid sequence: MERARERLWRWLDERIGLEDLARLAKKKEVPVHRHTVWYYFGGMTLFLFAIQVVTGILLLLYYRPSANEAFESIQFLMTEVEFGWLVRSIHAWSANLMVFSMFIHLFSTLLLRAYRAPREITWLSGSGLLGLTLAFGFTGYLLPWNELAFFATRVGTEIPGVLPLVGPFLRRLLRGGDDVTGATLTRFYGIHVAVLPALTTVVLAVHLFMVQKHGMSSPPGVEREGPKRSMPFFPNFLLRDLVGWLSALAVLAALAAYFPAELGKKADPFQPAPAGIKPEWYFMAMFQTLKLLPGHILGIEGELLGVLGFGVVGLLLIALPFLDTRAGERPSRFPAVFGITLLVYMVVLTFLGYTMSPTK